From Phalacrocorax carbo chromosome 6, bPhaCar2.1, whole genome shotgun sequence, a single genomic window includes:
- the GPBP1L1 gene encoding vasculin-like protein 1 encodes MAQHDFVPAWLNFSTPQSTKSPAATFEKHGEHLPRGEGRFGVSRRRHNSSDGFFNNGPLRTAGDCWHQPSLLRHDSVDSGVSKGAHVGLSGSQPGWHGPSRGHDGVNQRGGGGTGVHRHWNGNFHSRKSSAFQEKLPVESREEKKEDREQLQFEEEDFPSLNPEAGRHNNQNKPLGTPSGVWENPPSAKQPTKMLVIKKVSKEDPAAAFSAAFTSPVSHLANGNKATSIVPSVYKNLVPKPAAPPSKPSPWKANRSEHKPGSLSSSRDSAFTSPVSVTKPAVLASGSVLTSPKESPSSTTPPIEICSSRLTKLMRRTTDKKSEFLKTLKDDRNGEITENRECDKLDDMESNSTPEPKENWEENCHQNGLSLPLPEEGENLSHSLEAEHRLLKEMGWQEYPENDENYLPLTEDELKEFQIKSEQRRRNGFGKNGFLQGRGSSLLFHWRSTFKTKIEDSDTETSSSETSDDDA; translated from the exons tCCCCTGCAGCCACCTTTGAGAAACATGGAGAGCATCTTCCACGGGGAGAAGGCCGCTTTGGGGTGAGCCGTAGGAGACACAACTCTTCTGATGGATTTTTCAATAATGGGCCCCTCCGAACTGCCGGAG ACTGCTGGCATCAGCCGTCCCTTCTCCGCCATGATTCTGTAGATTCTGGTGTTTCTAAAGGAGCTCATGTTGGGCTTTCTGGCAGTCAGCCTGGCTGGCATGGTCCCTCACGGGGCCATGATGGTGTGAATCAGCGTGGTGGAGGAGGAACTGGAGTTCATCGCCACTGGAATGGCAACTTCCATTCTCGGAAAAGTTCCGCCTTTCAAGAAAAGCTGCCTGTTGAATccagggaagagaagaaggaagatAGAGAGCAGTTGCAGTTTGAGGAAGAAGACTTT CCATCTTTGAATCCAGAAGCTGGAAGACACAACAACCAGAACAAACCTTTAGGAACACCTTCTGGAGTATGGG AAAACCCCCCTAGTGCCAAGCAACCTACCAAGATGCTGGTCATCAAAAAGGTTTCAAAAGAGGATCCTGCCGCCGCCTTCTCAGCTGCATTTACATCACCTGTTTCTCACCTGGCAAACGGCAACAAAGCCACCTCCATTGTCCCAAGTGTCTACAAAAACCTAGTTCCTAAAcctgcagctcctccttccAAG CCAAGTCCATGGAAAGCCAACAGGAGTGAACATAAACCAGGCTCGCTTTCCTCCAGCCGTGACTCTGCCTTTACCAGTCCGGTGTCTGTAACCAAACCAGCAGTACTGGCGAGTGGCTCAGTCCTCACCTCTCCCAAAGAG AGTCCTTCCAGCACCACCCCTCCCATCGAGATCTGCTCTTCACGCCTGACGAAGCTGATGCGCCGTACCACTGATAAAAAGAGCGAATTCCTGAAGACACTGAAAGATGATAGGAACGGGGAGATAACAGAGAACAGAGAATGTGACAAGCTGGATGAT ATGGAGAGCAACAGCACACCAGAACCAAAGGAAAACTGGGAAGAGAACTGCCATCAGAatggcctttctctccctttgccGGAGGAGGGGGAAAACCTCTCTCATTCATTGGAAGCAGAACACAG GTTATTGAAAGAAATGGGATGGCAGGAATATCCTGAAAATGATGAGAACTACCTTCCCCTCACGGAGGATGAGCTCAAAGAGTTCCAAATTAAATCAGAGCAG CGAAGAAGAAACGGATTTGGGAAGAATGGATTTCTTCAGGGCCGCGGCTCCAGCCTGTTGTTCCACTGGAGAAGCACTTTTAAGACAAAGATTGAGGACTCAGACACGGAAACCAGTAGCAGCGAAACGTCAGATGACGATGCCTGA
- the NASP gene encoding nuclear autoantigenic sperm protein isoform X3 — protein MQSSAVAAAPPCVEPVPASPTRMEEELAAPSTSTDKTDSMDVDGESKKLLGLGQKHLVMGNIPAAVNAFQEAASLLGKKYGETADECAEAFFYYGKSLLELARMENGVLGNALEGVQVEEEGEKAEDDSALPTVDETEESEEEDKENDKAEDDKENELTVEGKSLQESEEDEIGNLELAWDMLELAKVIYKRQETKEAQLHAAQAHLKLGEVSIESENYTQAIEEFQACLALQQKYLEAHDRLLAESHYQLALAYHYNSQFDEAVLQFGKSVEVIDKRMAMLTERIKKAESGSPEDEKEIEELKGLLPEIKEKIEDAKESQKSARVAELALKATLVGTTSGFAQSEDSGSVSTIPVRKAADGASQCVTDISHLVRKKRKPEEETQQGDNEAKKSKPEPAVNGGGGDPAPSGNEVAEKMEEETEKRPQAESGAAVESTV, from the exons ATGCAATCTTCGGCCGTCGCCGCCGCTCCCCCCTGCGTTGAGCCCGTGCCGGCCTCACCGACTAG GATGGAAGAGGAATTGGCAGCTCCTTCTACATCCACAGACAAGACAGACAG TATGGATGTGGATGGAGAATCAAAGAAACTATTGGGTTTAGGACAGAAACACTTGGTAATGGGAAATATTCCGGCCGCTGTTAATGCATTCCAGGAAGCTGCAAGCTTGCT GGGTAAAAAATACGGTGAGACAGCAGATGAGTGtgcagaagcttttttttaCTATGGAAAATCTCTCCTGGAGTTGGCAAG AATGGAAAATGGTGTGCTGGGAAATGCCTTAGAAGGGGTGCAGGTcgaagaggaaggagaaaaagctgaAGATGATTCTGCATTACCAACTGTTGATG AAACAGAAGAATCTGAAGaggaagataaagaaaatgATAAAGCTGAAGATGATAAAGAGAATGAATTGACAGTGGAAGGCAAG TCTTTACAGGAAAGTGAAGAAGATGAAATTGGAAATCTTGAGCTAGCCTGGGACATGCTGGAGTTGGCAAAAGTCATCTACAAGAG acaagaaacaaaagaagctCAGCTCCATGCAGCTCAAGCTCATCTAAAGTTAGGAGAAGTTAGCATTGAATCTG AAAACTACACGCAGGCTATAGAAGAGTTTCAGgcctgcctggccctgcagcaGAAGTACCTGGAGGCCCATGACCGCCTGCTAGCTGAGAGTCACTACCAGCTGGCGCTGGCCTACCACTACAACAGCCAGTTTGATGAGGCGGTTTTGCAGTTTGGTAAATCCGTAGAAGTCATTGACAAGAGAATGG CAATGCTTACTGAACGAATAAAGAAGGCAGAAAGTGGGTCCCCTGAAGATGAGAAGGAGATTGAAGAGCTGAAGGGACTGCTTcctgaaattaaagaaaagataGAAGATGCAAAGGAGTCTCAAAAGAGTGCAAGAGTAGCTGAGCTGGCACTGAAAGCGACTCTG gttGGAACTACATCTGGCTTTGCACAAAGTGAAGACAGTGGTTCTGTTTCCACA ATTCcagttagaaaagcagctgaTGGTGCATCTCAGTGTGTTACAGACATATCTCACCTGGTCAGGAAAAAG AGGAAACCAGAGGAGGAGACTCAACAGGGAGACAATGAAGCTAAGAAATCTAAACCAGAACCGGCTGTcaatggtggtggtggtgatccGGCCCCCAGTGGAAACGAGGTTGCagaaaaaatggaagaggag aCAGAGAAAAGGCCACAAGCAGAATCAGGGGCTGCAGTTGAAAGCACAGTATGA
- the NASP gene encoding nuclear autoantigenic sperm protein isoform X1, whose protein sequence is MQSSAVAAAPPCVEPVPASPTRMEEELAAPSTSTDKTDSMDVDGESKKLLGLGQKHLVMGNIPAAVNAFQEAASLLGKKYGETADECAEAFFYYGKSLLELARMENGVLGNALEGVQVEEEGEKAEDDSALPTVDEEAREELREQVYNAMGEKEEAKKSTEESPVLSEKEIKEEDVEMKEIGEEKPTEEAIADKDKDVKLAEVEEKMEASVEEATSEEQKQQAAVEKEAMKEEAAVEEKVVEKEQKTLTEDKVAEATEEMEGMTDVSDKEAKAAVEEAEAREVAVEEMGEAGEQTAEATAKEPAVAKGEAVEGQAEAAVEEKVAQVTAEVQAAVTVEQKEAAEGEAAAAEKKMEEKQEPVETATEEKPDESKETESSKEPVPTEGEEPSNDMEKKAEVAAKVEKEEKKDDLMEEGEGAKVEKEEKDDLMEEGEETEESEEEDKENDKAEDDKENELTVEGKSLQESEEDEIGNLELAWDMLELAKVIYKRQETKEAQLHAAQAHLKLGEVSIESENYTQAIEEFQACLALQQKYLEAHDRLLAESHYQLALAYHYNSQFDEAVLQFGKSVEVIDKRMAMLTERIKKAESGSPEDEKEIEELKGLLPEIKEKIEDAKESQKSARVAELALKATLVGTTSGFAQSEDSGSVSTIPVRKAADGASQCVTDISHLVRKKRKPEEETQQGDNEAKKSKPEPAVNGGGGDPAPSGNEVAEKMEEETEKRPQAESGAAVESTV, encoded by the exons ATGCAATCTTCGGCCGTCGCCGCCGCTCCCCCCTGCGTTGAGCCCGTGCCGGCCTCACCGACTAG GATGGAAGAGGAATTGGCAGCTCCTTCTACATCCACAGACAAGACAGACAG TATGGATGTGGATGGAGAATCAAAGAAACTATTGGGTTTAGGACAGAAACACTTGGTAATGGGAAATATTCCGGCCGCTGTTAATGCATTCCAGGAAGCTGCAAGCTTGCT GGGTAAAAAATACGGTGAGACAGCAGATGAGTGtgcagaagcttttttttaCTATGGAAAATCTCTCCTGGAGTTGGCAAG AATGGAAAATGGTGTGCTGGGAAATGCCTTAGAAGGGGTGCAGGTcgaagaggaaggagaaaaagctgaAGATGATTCTGCATTACCAACTGTTGATG AAGAAGCAAGGGAGGAGTTGAGAGAACAGGTATATAACGccatgggggaaaaagaagaggcCAAAAAGTCTACAGAAGAGTCTCCAGTACTGTCTGAGAAGGAAATCAAAGAGGAGGATGTTGAAATGAAAGAGattggagaagaaaaaccaacagaagaAGCAATTGCTGACAAGGATAAGGATGTAAAGCTTGCAGAGGTTGAAGAGAAGATGGAGGCTTCTGTGGAAGAAGCGacttcagaagagcagaagcagcaggcagctgtggaAAAGGAGGCTATGAAAGAGGAAGCAGCTGTGGAAGAGAAGGTGGtagaaaaagagcagaagacaCTGACTGAAGACAAAGTAGCAGAGGCAACTGAGGAGATGGAGGGAATGACAGATGTGTCGGACAaggaggcaaaggcagctgTGGAAGAAGCTGAAGCTAGAGAAGTGGCTGTGGAAGAGatgggagaggcaggagagcagacagcagaagcaacagcaaaagAGCCAGCTGTGGCAAAGGGAGAGGCTGTAGaagggcaggcagaggcagctgtgGAAGAGAAGGTAGCACAAGTGACAGCAGAAGTGCAGGCAGCAGTCACTGTGGAGCagaaagaagctgcagaaggggaagcagcagcagctgaaaagaaGATGGAGGAGAAGCAAGAGCCAGTAGAGACAGCTACAGAAGAGAAACCAGATGAATCAAAAGAGACAGAGTCCTCAAAGGAACCTGTGCCCACAGAGGGTGAAGAGCCTTCTAATGACatggaaaaaaaggctgaagtaGCTGCTAAGgtagaaaaagaggaaaagaaagatgaccTGATGGAAGAGGGTGAAGGTGCTAAggtagaaaaagaagagaaagatgaCCTGATGGAAGAGGGAGAAG AAACAGAAGAATCTGAAGaggaagataaagaaaatgATAAAGCTGAAGATGATAAAGAGAATGAATTGACAGTGGAAGGCAAG TCTTTACAGGAAAGTGAAGAAGATGAAATTGGAAATCTTGAGCTAGCCTGGGACATGCTGGAGTTGGCAAAAGTCATCTACAAGAG acaagaaacaaaagaagctCAGCTCCATGCAGCTCAAGCTCATCTAAAGTTAGGAGAAGTTAGCATTGAATCTG AAAACTACACGCAGGCTATAGAAGAGTTTCAGgcctgcctggccctgcagcaGAAGTACCTGGAGGCCCATGACCGCCTGCTAGCTGAGAGTCACTACCAGCTGGCGCTGGCCTACCACTACAACAGCCAGTTTGATGAGGCGGTTTTGCAGTTTGGTAAATCCGTAGAAGTCATTGACAAGAGAATGG CAATGCTTACTGAACGAATAAAGAAGGCAGAAAGTGGGTCCCCTGAAGATGAGAAGGAGATTGAAGAGCTGAAGGGACTGCTTcctgaaattaaagaaaagataGAAGATGCAAAGGAGTCTCAAAAGAGTGCAAGAGTAGCTGAGCTGGCACTGAAAGCGACTCTG gttGGAACTACATCTGGCTTTGCACAAAGTGAAGACAGTGGTTCTGTTTCCACA ATTCcagttagaaaagcagctgaTGGTGCATCTCAGTGTGTTACAGACATATCTCACCTGGTCAGGAAAAAG AGGAAACCAGAGGAGGAGACTCAACAGGGAGACAATGAAGCTAAGAAATCTAAACCAGAACCGGCTGTcaatggtggtggtggtgatccGGCCCCCAGTGGAAACGAGGTTGCagaaaaaatggaagaggag aCAGAGAAAAGGCCACAAGCAGAATCAGGGGCTGCAGTTGAAAGCACAGTATGA
- the NASP gene encoding nuclear autoantigenic sperm protein isoform X2, with the protein MQSSAVAAAPPCVEPVPASPTRMEEELAAPSTSTDKTDSMDVDGESKKLLGLGQKHLVMGNIPAAVNAFQEAASLLGKKYGETADECAEAFFYYGKSLLELARMENGVLGNALEGVQVEEEGEKAEDDSALPTVDEEAREELREQVYNAMGEKEEAKKSTEESPVLSEKEIKEEDVEMKEIGEEKPTEEAIADKDKDVKLAEVEEKMEASVEEATSEEQKQQAAVEKEAMKEEAAVEEKVVEKEQKTLTEDKVAEATEEMEGMTDVSDKEAKAAVEEAEAREVAVEEMGEAGEQTAEATAKEPAVAKGEAVEGQAEAAVEEKVAQVTAEVQAAVTVEQKEAAEGEAAAAEKKMEEKQEPVETATEEKPDESKETESSKEPVPTEGEEPSNDMEKKAEVAAKVEKEEKKDDLMEEGEGAKVEKEEKDDLMEEGEETEESEEEDKENDKAEDDKENELTVEGKSLQESEEDEIGNLELAWDMLELAKVIYKRQETKEAQLHAAQAHLKLGEVSIESENYTQAIEEFQACLALQQKYLEAHDRLLAESHYQLALAYHYNSQFDEAVLQFGKSVEVIDKRMAMLTERIKKAESGSPEDEKEIEELKGLLPEIKEKIEDAKESQKSARVAELALKATLVGTTSGFAQSEDSGSVSTIPVRKAADGASQCVTDISHLVRKKTEKRPQAESGAAVESTV; encoded by the exons ATGCAATCTTCGGCCGTCGCCGCCGCTCCCCCCTGCGTTGAGCCCGTGCCGGCCTCACCGACTAG GATGGAAGAGGAATTGGCAGCTCCTTCTACATCCACAGACAAGACAGACAG TATGGATGTGGATGGAGAATCAAAGAAACTATTGGGTTTAGGACAGAAACACTTGGTAATGGGAAATATTCCGGCCGCTGTTAATGCATTCCAGGAAGCTGCAAGCTTGCT GGGTAAAAAATACGGTGAGACAGCAGATGAGTGtgcagaagcttttttttaCTATGGAAAATCTCTCCTGGAGTTGGCAAG AATGGAAAATGGTGTGCTGGGAAATGCCTTAGAAGGGGTGCAGGTcgaagaggaaggagaaaaagctgaAGATGATTCTGCATTACCAACTGTTGATG AAGAAGCAAGGGAGGAGTTGAGAGAACAGGTATATAACGccatgggggaaaaagaagaggcCAAAAAGTCTACAGAAGAGTCTCCAGTACTGTCTGAGAAGGAAATCAAAGAGGAGGATGTTGAAATGAAAGAGattggagaagaaaaaccaacagaagaAGCAATTGCTGACAAGGATAAGGATGTAAAGCTTGCAGAGGTTGAAGAGAAGATGGAGGCTTCTGTGGAAGAAGCGacttcagaagagcagaagcagcaggcagctgtggaAAAGGAGGCTATGAAAGAGGAAGCAGCTGTGGAAGAGAAGGTGGtagaaaaagagcagaagacaCTGACTGAAGACAAAGTAGCAGAGGCAACTGAGGAGATGGAGGGAATGACAGATGTGTCGGACAaggaggcaaaggcagctgTGGAAGAAGCTGAAGCTAGAGAAGTGGCTGTGGAAGAGatgggagaggcaggagagcagacagcagaagcaacagcaaaagAGCCAGCTGTGGCAAAGGGAGAGGCTGTAGaagggcaggcagaggcagctgtgGAAGAGAAGGTAGCACAAGTGACAGCAGAAGTGCAGGCAGCAGTCACTGTGGAGCagaaagaagctgcagaaggggaagcagcagcagctgaaaagaaGATGGAGGAGAAGCAAGAGCCAGTAGAGACAGCTACAGAAGAGAAACCAGATGAATCAAAAGAGACAGAGTCCTCAAAGGAACCTGTGCCCACAGAGGGTGAAGAGCCTTCTAATGACatggaaaaaaaggctgaagtaGCTGCTAAGgtagaaaaagaggaaaagaaagatgaccTGATGGAAGAGGGTGAAGGTGCTAAggtagaaaaagaagagaaagatgaCCTGATGGAAGAGGGAGAAG AAACAGAAGAATCTGAAGaggaagataaagaaaatgATAAAGCTGAAGATGATAAAGAGAATGAATTGACAGTGGAAGGCAAG TCTTTACAGGAAAGTGAAGAAGATGAAATTGGAAATCTTGAGCTAGCCTGGGACATGCTGGAGTTGGCAAAAGTCATCTACAAGAG acaagaaacaaaagaagctCAGCTCCATGCAGCTCAAGCTCATCTAAAGTTAGGAGAAGTTAGCATTGAATCTG AAAACTACACGCAGGCTATAGAAGAGTTTCAGgcctgcctggccctgcagcaGAAGTACCTGGAGGCCCATGACCGCCTGCTAGCTGAGAGTCACTACCAGCTGGCGCTGGCCTACCACTACAACAGCCAGTTTGATGAGGCGGTTTTGCAGTTTGGTAAATCCGTAGAAGTCATTGACAAGAGAATGG CAATGCTTACTGAACGAATAAAGAAGGCAGAAAGTGGGTCCCCTGAAGATGAGAAGGAGATTGAAGAGCTGAAGGGACTGCTTcctgaaattaaagaaaagataGAAGATGCAAAGGAGTCTCAAAAGAGTGCAAGAGTAGCTGAGCTGGCACTGAAAGCGACTCTG gttGGAACTACATCTGGCTTTGCACAAAGTGAAGACAGTGGTTCTGTTTCCACA ATTCcagttagaaaagcagctgaTGGTGCATCTCAGTGTGTTACAGACATATCTCACCTGGTCAGGAAAAAG aCAGAGAAAAGGCCACAAGCAGAATCAGGGGCTGCAGTTGAAAGCACAGTATGA
- the AKR1A1 gene encoding aldo-keto reductase family 1 member A1 isoform X2, translating to MSAACDFVMLHTGQKMPLIGLGTWKSERGQVKEAVKYALSVGYYHIDCAAAYSNEAEIGEAFQECLGPNKIIKREDLFVTSKLWNTKHHPEDVEPALRKTLGDLKLDYLDLYLMHWPHAFERGDNLFPKNPDNTMRYDYTDYKDTWKAMEKLVEKGLVKAIGLSNFNSRQIDDVLSVATVKPAVLQVECHPYLAQNELIAHCQKRGLVVTAYSPLGSPDRMWKHPDEPVLLEEPGIKKLAEKYSKSPAQIILRWQVQRKVIAIPKSVTPARIQQNLQVFDFSLTEEEMNHIGSLNKNWRYIVPMITVNGKLVARDAGHPHYPFNDPY from the exons GTGAAAGAAGCAGTGAAATATGCCCTAAGTGTGGGTTATTACCACATCGATTGCGCAGCTGCTTATAGTAATGAAGCAGAGATTGGTGAGGCTTTCCAGGAATGCCTTGGGCCAAACAAG attattaaaaGGGAGGACCTGTTTGTAACATCAAAGCTCTGGAATACCAAGCACCACCCAGAAGATGTAGAGCCAGCACTAAGAAAAACACTTGGAGATTTGAAACTGGATTACCTGGACCTGTACCTCATGCACTGGCCTCATGCCTTTGA ACGAGGGGACAATCTCTTCCCAAAGAATCCCGATAACACGATGCGTTATGATTACACTGATTACAAGGATACCTGGAAGGCTATGGAGAAGCTGGTAGAAAAAGGTCTTGTGAAAGCCATTGGGCTGTCAAACTTCAACAGTCGTCAGATTGATGATGTACTAAGCGTGGCTACTGTCAAACCAGCTGTGCTCCAG GTAGAATGCCATCCTTACCTAGCTCAGAACGAGCTGATAGCTCACTGCCAGAAACGAGGACTGGTTGTCACTGCCTATAGTCCCCTTGGTTCTCCAGATCGCATGTGGAAACACCCAGATGAGCCTGTGCTTCTAGAAGAACCCGGGATCAAAAAACTggcagaaaaatacagcaagtcACCGGCACAGATCATCCTCAG ATGGCAAGTGCAGCGTAAAGTGATTGCCATTCCCAAGAGTGTCACTCCCGCTCGCATTCAGCAGAATCTCCAG gTGTTTGATTTCAGCCTCACAGAAGAGGAGATGAACCATATTGGAAGCCTGAATAAAAACTGGCGTTACATTGTCCCAATGATTACG GTGAATGGAAAGCTAGTAGCAAGAGATGCTGGACACCCGCATTACCCCTTCAATGACCCCTATTAA